From a region of the Haematobia irritans isolate KBUSLIRL chromosome 4, ASM5000362v1, whole genome shotgun sequence genome:
- the Ldh gene encoding lactate dehydrogenase — MASVKDNLMSQVAEVLPSAGNKVSIVGIGQVGMACAFSILAQNISSEICLMDVCKEKLMGEMMDLQHGSNFLKNPKITASTDFAASANSRLCIVTAGVRQKEGESRLSLVQRNTDILKNIIPKLVEHSPDTILLMVSNPVDIMTYVAWKLSGLPKNRVIGSGTNLDSSRFRFLMSQRLDVAPTSCHGWIIGEHGDSSVPVWSGVNIAGVRLRELNPNIGSTEDPEKWNEVHKQVVDSAYEVIKLKGYTSWAIGLSTASLASSILRNTSSVVAVSTSVKGEHGIDKDVFLSLPCVLNANGVTHVIKQILTNTEIEQLQKSANIMAEVQAGLKF, encoded by the exons ATGGCTTCAGTCAAGGATAATCTAATGAGTCAAGTTGCCGAGGTTTTACCATCTGCCGGTAACAAAGTGTCCATTGTTGGTATCGGTCAGGTCGGTATGGCCTGTGCTTTCAGTATTTTGGCCCAAAATATCTCCAGTGAAATTTGTCTCATGGATGTATGCAAGGAAAAATTAATGGGTGAAATGATGGACTTGCAACATGGctcaaactttttgaaaaatccCAAAATTACCGCCAGCACAGACTTTGCCGCATCAGCCAATTCCAGATTGTGCATTGTTACCGCTGGCGTTCGTCAAAAGGAGGGTGAATCCCGTTTGTCTTTGGTGCAACGTAACACAGATATCCTTAAGAATATCATACCCAAATTGGTTGAACACAGCCCCGATACCATCCTATTGATGGTCTCCAATCCAGTCGATATTATGACCTATGTAGCCTGGAAATTGTCGGGATTACCCAAGAACCGTGTCATTGGCAGTGGTACTAATTTGGATTCGTCACGTTTCCGTTTCTTAATGTCTCAACGTTTGGATGTTGCTCCAACATCCTGCCATGGTTGGATTATTGGTGAGCATGGTGATAGTTCTGTGCCAGTATGGTCCGGTGTGAATATTGCTGGTGTTCGTTTGCGTGAATTGAATCCCAACATTGGCTCCACTGAAGATCCCGAGAAATGGAATGAAGTTCACAAACAAGTGGTCGATTCTGCCTATGAAGTTATTAAGCTAAAGGGTTATACCTCATGGGCCATTGGTTTGAGTACGGCATCATTGGCTTCATCGATTTTGAGAAATACTAGCTCCGTTGTGGCCGTATCCACCTCTGTTAAG GGTGAACATGGCATCGATAAGGATGTCTTCCTTTCACTCCCCTGTGTCTTGAATGCCAATGGCGTAACCCAtgttattaaacaaattttaaccaatACTGAAATTGAGCAATTGCAAAAATCAGCCAACATCATGGCTGAAGTTCAAGCTGGTCTTAAATTCTAA
- the LOC142235990 gene encoding uncharacterized protein LOC142235990, with translation MNFLSGKVRLILLTLIISVEYSKALGLHFKLNVLQNNMEIELTELIKNIYEEETFDSILLCQGQRKIGILPSDNFMIPQMIITDNMEDFTYKDFYNSEVLVIFTMSTKMNFSLFQRTVKILDYMRQSRLLIVAENIFDGAKIKNEILTLAKIHKLTNVLMVFVSHLDGEQERQYFNLHPYPDFNWHRWNIKNNTKFFTKHWKNLQNKTLMTYVDQTPSRALVYADAKGQLHMTGFVAKLVLLFAEIYNAQLEMYYPLDVTNKSHYTVVNKMVSDNLLDIPIALVALAALAYSSSRNASDFYEINEILIMVPLSKPLTITQIYGNLLNGNFFACLGLASVIFSASMKVIVDMQKGLISGLDLLMNIKILPGVLGLAFSSNPYPKMSLKIYYILLGYFGLNLATLFTAHINTLLTSPPYNPQIWTLDDLRRRGIKGLSIAGDPALDEPKLAPVRHQMELTTNASYYYETRKSLNTSYFYGTTTATFNILNRQQQYFYSRPIFHAPEGVKIYTMLPWAFQLQYNSPYKEALNYLIHRVHAVGLVEAWHNLLFIDMLKLKEVSKNDPNTPQSTQVLCIDDLIYVWAILPIGLGFSSLMFMIELAFGR, from the coding sequence ATGAATTTCTTATCGGGTAAAGTTCGCTTGATACTTCTCACCCTTATTATAAGCGTTGAATATTCCAAAGCTCTAGGACTTCATTTCAAACTAAACGTTCTTCAAAATAATATGGAAATTGAATTGACCGAATTGATTAAAAATATCTATGAAGAGGAAACATTTGATTCGATATTATTGTGCCAAGGACAAaggaaaattggaattttacCAAGTGATAACTTTATGATACCACAAATGATTATCACAGATAATATGGAAGACTTCACATACAAAGACTTTTATAATTCCGAAGTGTTGGTGATATTCACTATGTctacaaaaatgaatttttcattatttcaacGAACAGTTAAAATTTTGGATTATATGCGTCAAAGTCGTCTACTAATTGTCGCTGAAAATATTTTCGATGGGGCAAAAatcaaaaacgaaattttaacattaGCTAAAATTCACAAGTTAACAAATGTGTTAATGGTATTTGTTAGCCATCTTGATGGAGAACAAGAACGGCAATATTTTAACCTTCACCCTTATCCGGATTTTAATTGGCATAGatggaatataaaaaataatacaaaattttttactaaacacTGGAAGAATTTACAGAATAAGACTCTCATGACCTATGTGGATCAAACTCCTTCACGGGCTCTCGTCTATGCCGATGCCAAAGGACAACTTCATATGACAGGATTTGTGGCCAAACTTGTTCTACTCTTTGCTGAAATTTATAATGCCCAGCTGGAAATGTATTATCCCCTCGATGTGACCAATAAATCCCATTATACCGTGGTCAATAAAATGGTCAGTGATAATTTACTTGATATACCCATAGCATTGGTAGCTTTAGCCGCCTTAGCATATTCGTCATCTCGGAATGCTTcagatttctatgaaataaatgaaattctgaTTATGGTACCACTATCTAAACCTCTAACCATCACCCAGATCTATGGGAATCTCTTAAATGGGAATTTCTTTGCATGTCTAGGCCTTGCTTCGGTGATATTTTCAGCATCTATGAAGGTCATAGTTGATATGCAGAAGGGTCTCATCTCTGGCTTGGATTTGCTTATGAATATCAAAATATTACCTGGAGTTCTAGGACTTGCCTTTTCCTCAAATCCATATCCTAAAATGAGTTTGAAAATCTATTACATTTTATTGGGATATTTTGGACTCAACTTGGCCACTTTATTTACGGCCCACATTAATACCCTCTTGACCTCGCCACCTTATAATCCTCAAATCTGGACCCTCGATGACCTTCGTCGCCGAGGTATAAAAGGTTTATCCATTGCCGGTGATCCCGCTTTGGACGAACCAAAGTTAGCTCCTGTCAGACACCAGATGGAACTTACGACCAATGCTTCTTATTATTATGAGACGAGGAAATCATTGAACACTTCCTATTTTTATGGGACCACCACAGCTACCTTCAATATCCTGAATCGTCAGCAGCAGTATTTTTATTCACGTCCCATATTTCATGCTCCTGAAGGTGTCAAAATATACACCATGCTTCCTTGGGCATTTCAACTGCAGTATAATTCACCCTATAAAGAGGCTCTCAACTATCTTATACATCGGGTACATGCTGTGGGTTTAGTTGAAGCTTGGCATAATCTCCTTTTCAtcgatatgttgaaattgaaggaAGTCTCGAAAAACGATCCCAATACACCACAGAGTACGCAAGTACTTTGTATTGATGATTTGATTTATGTTTGGGCAATTCTGCCTATAGGACTGGGCTTTAGTTCTTTAATGTTCATGATTGAGTTGGCTTTTGGAAGGTAG
- the LOC142236373 gene encoding lipase member I has protein sequence MTLQSWKIVISLGLVALCQAASVEEIQQNNIEILTDSFAKGWKEFCEAPVDEGVMSLYNGINPSDTSIHVLTINNQSVELPIRSLSEIRDFDINPQRKTLLYVNGFYTAESYFSVQAHLHMMQARRRDLNVIIVNFAKDIQQLYYALRHHLTLHGYFIAKILTVLVENGVDPKDITLAGHSVGANAAALGASLHTADYWRYYQKNSTIGQLIAIDPCSYVCDSNDIFVHNNVTSRVVVIHGEGNVFGVREPMGTIDIYPNGVGFYPKRKLQPGCKSWICSHMYPFLLFMESLVEGVSIPAVKCASWLHFKDGHCAFDDIIEIGINYPSVAEGVYFCVTQPTPPFTLHEIGLEYRSRNNILKQ, from the exons ATGACTTTACAAAGCTGGAAAATCGTAATAAGTTTAGGTCTGGTCGCACTTTGTCAGGCAGCCTCAGTGGAGGAGATACAACAGAATAACATCGAAATCTTAACGGATAGCTTTGCCAAGGGATGGAAAGAGTTTT GTGAAGCTCCCGTTGATGAGGGTGTAATGTCCCTTTACAATGGCATCAATCCCAGCGATACCAGTATTCATGTTCTCACCATTAACAATCAAAGTGTGGAGTTGCCCATTCGTTCTTTGTCGGAGATAAGGGATTTCGATATTAATCCCCAGCGGAAGACATTGCTCTATGTCAATGGCTTCTATACGGCTGAAAGCTATTTCAGTGTCCAAGCCCATTTGCATATGATGCAGGCCCGTCGTAGAGATCTCAATGTGATCATAGTGAATTTTGCCAAGGATATACAACAGCTGTACTATGCTCTGAGACATCATTTGACTCTTCATGGTTATTTCATTGCCAAGATCCTTACAGTGTTGGTGGAGAATGGTGTCGATCCCAAGGATATCACTTTAGCTGGTCACTCGGTGGGTGCTAATGCAGCAGCCTTGGGAGCTTCTCTGCATACGGCCGATTATTGGCGTTACTATCAGAAGAACTCTACCATAGGTCAACTCATTGCCATCGATCCCTGTTCGTATGTATGCGATTCGAATGATATCTTTGTGCACAACAATGTCACATCGCGAGTGGTTGTCATTCATGGTGAAGGAAATGTTTTCGGAGTTCGTGAACCCATGGGAACCATTGATATTTATCCAAACGGTGTGGGCTTCTATCCCAAGCGTAAATTGCAGCCAGGATGCAAAAGTTGGATATGCAGTCATATGTATCCTTTCCTTTTGTTCATGGAATCCTTGGTTGAAGGTGTTTCAATTCCAGCTGTAAAATGTGCCAGTTGGCTACATTTCAAGGATGGCCATTGTGCCTTTGATGATATTATTGAGATTGGTATAAATTATCCCTCTGTCGCAGAGGGTGTGTATTTCTGTGTCACTCAGCCAACTCCACCATTTACATTGCATGAAATTGGCTTGGAATACCGAAGTCGGAATAACATACTGAAACAATGA